In Streptococcus pneumoniae, the sequence CCAGAGTCATCCCATCATTCCCAGGAGCTACAAAGACTTTTTCCACGTCTTTTGATTCAAGTAACTTTTTAGCAATCGCATGCTCACGACCACCAGAACCGACAACAAGCAGTTTCATTCCTCAACCTCTTTTGCGAATTATTTACCAACATTATATCAAAAAAGTTCGTTTTAATCTTGTTTCAGTTAGCATTTTAAGCCAAAAAAGGAAAGAAACTGTTTTCTTCCCTTTTATCTTCTTAATGTCTAAAATGTCTCACTCCTGTGAAGACCATGGTCAAGCCATACTTGTCAGCGGCTTCGATAGATTCTTGGTCACGGACTGAGCCACCGGGCTGGATGATGGCCTTAATTCCTGCTTTGGCGATTTCTTCCACGTTATCCGCAAATGGGAAGAAGGCATCTGAAGCAAGGACCGCCCCGTCCAGACGATCTTTGGCTTGGTCAATGGCAAGGCGAACAGAAGCCACACGGTTGGTTTGACCTGGACCAACACCAAGTGTCATGTGGTCGTTGGTCACGATAATGCCATTTGATTTGACGTACTTGATAGCCTTCCAAGCGAACTCAAGAGCAGTCGCTTCTGTCTCGGTTGGCTGACGTTTGGTCACCACTTGCCAGTCAGCTGGGCTTTCCTTGACCACGTCTTGATTTTGCACGAGAAGTCCACCGACTACACCTGTGTATTCTGCTTCCACTTCGCTAGCCTCTTGAGCATTAAATGGCAAGGCAAGGATACGCAAGTTTTTCTTTTTATTGATCAAAATGGCTAGCGCTTCATCCGTATAGCTTGGTGCAATGATGATTTCGAGGAAAACGCCGTGCATCTTCTCAGCTGTCGCAGCATCCACCTCACGGTTGAGGACGACAATTCCACCAAAGATAGACACTGGGTCAGACTCATAAGCGTATTCCCAAGCAGTCTCGATGTCATCAGCTTGACCAATTCCACATGGATTCATGTGTTTGAGAGCCACAACGGTTGGACTATCTTTGAAGTCACGGATGATACGGATAGCAGCATCTGCATCACGGATATTATTAAATGACAATTCTTTCCCGTTGAGCTGTTTGGCTGAAGCAATGGAGTAATCTGTAGGCAAAGCTTTCTGGTAAAAGTCCGCGTCTTGTTGAGGATTCTCACCGTAACGCATTGGTTGCTTGAGGTCATAAGTCAAAGTGAGTTTTTCAGGCTTGCTTTCACCCACTTGAGC encodes:
- the purH gene encoding bifunctional phosphoribosylaminoimidazolecarboxamide formyltransferase/IMP cyclohydrolase; its protein translation is MTKRVLISVSDKAGIVEFAQELKKLGWEIISTGGTKVALDNAGVDTIAIDDVTGFPEMMDGRVKTLHPNIHGGLLARRDLDSHLEAAKDNKIELIDLVVVNLYPFKETILKPDVTYADAVENIDIGGPSMLRSAAKNHASVTVVVDPADYAVVLDELAANGETSYETRQRLAAKVFRHTAAYDALIAEYFTAQVGESKPEKLTLTYDLKQPMRYGENPQQDADFYQKALPTDYSIASAKQLNGKELSFNNIRDADAAIRIIRDFKDSPTVVALKHMNPCGIGQADDIETAWEYAYESDPVSIFGGIVVLNREVDAATAEKMHGVFLEIIIAPSYTDEALAILINKKKNLRILALPFNAQEASEVEAEYTGVVGGLLVQNQDVVKESPADWQVVTKRQPTETEATALEFAWKAIKYVKSNGIIVTNDHMTLGVGPGQTNRVASVRLAIDQAKDRLDGAVLASDAFFPFADNVEEIAKAGIKAIIQPGGSVRDQESIEAADKYGLTMVFTGVRHFRH